A single window of Nicotiana tomentosiformis chromosome 1, ASM39032v3, whole genome shotgun sequence DNA harbors:
- the LOC104093647 gene encoding beta-glucosidase 11 isoform X1, with translation MWVRGVNNSHPLRMMLQNLQSNYCFLLLLVSIQCLLVIVFGTDHYSRADFPPGFVFGAGTSAYQVEGEAFEDGRTPSIWDTFAHAGFSGGANGDIACDLYHKYKEDVLFMVDTGLEAYRFSISWSRLIPGGRGPINPKGLQFYNNYIDELISHGIQPHVTLFHSDLPQVLEDEYGGWLSRKIVKDFTAYAEVCFKEFGDRVMYWTTINEANIFAIGGYDIGITPPGRCSPPFGVNCSRGNSSTEPYIVVHNMLLAHSSAMKLYRRNYKSTQHGLVGFNIYGLWCVPYTNSRADVNAAERANEFYTGWIMNPLIFGDYPSVMKKAAGTRIPSFTKYEAKLVMGSVDFIGLNHYTTASVKDRSSSIEKHSRDFSADIEADISLGALAADQYPVIPSGLYEFLEYLKEAYGNPPIYIQENAGQKTRRNGTLNDTARIEYLHAYIGSVLDAVRNGSDTRGYFAWSFLDGLELLGGYGPSYGLYYVDLDDKELTRYPKLSAYWYANFLKGKSSITSAASK, from the exons ATGTGGGTAAGAGGAGTTAATAATAGCCATCCATTAAGGATGATGCTTCAAAATCTGCAATCCAACTACTGTTTTCTGCTGCTGCTTGTTTCAATCCAATGTTTATTGGTGATAGTCTTTGGTACAGATCACTATAGCAGAGCTGACTTTCCCCCTGGTTTTGTTTTTGGTGCTGGAACTTCTGCCTATCAA GTTGAAGGGGAAGCATTTGAAGATGGAAGGACACCTAGCATTTGGGACACTTTTGCTCATGCTG GTTTTTCTGGTGGAGCCAATGGAGACATAGCATGTGATCTGTACCACAAATACAAG GAAGATGTCCTATTTATGGTCGACACAGGCTTAGAAGCCTACAGGTTCTCTATTTCATGGTCTAGACTTATTCCTG GTGGAAGAGGACCTATAAATCCAAAGGGTTTACAGTTTTACAACAATTACATTGATGAACTTATCAGCCACG GTATTCAACCACATGTTACACTATTTCACAGTGATCTACCGCAGGTACTTGAAGATGAATACGGGGGATGGTTAAGCCGAAAGATTGT GAAGGACTTCACTGCATATGCAGAGGTATGCTTCAAGGAATTTGGTGACCGGGTGATGTATTGGACCACCATTAACGAGGCCAATATATTTGCGATCGGAGGTTATGATATTGGCATCACTCCTCCGGGACGCTGTTCTCCACCTTTTGGAGTTAATTGCTCTAGAGGGAATTCGTCTACTGAGCCTTATATTGTTGTTCATAACATGTTACTTGCACATTCATCTGCAATGAAATTGTACAGGAGAAATTACAAG TCCACCCAACATGGTCTCGTGGGATTTAATATATATGGTTTATGGTGTGTACCTTACACAAATTCAAGGGCTGATGTAAATGCAGCAGAAAGAGCCAATGAATTTTATACTGGTTG GATAATGAATCCTTTAATATTTGGAGACTATCCCTCTGTAATGAAGAAGGCTGCTGGGACAAGGATTCCAAGCTTCACCAAATATGAAGCTAAGCTAGTTATGGGCTCAGTTGATTTCATTGGCCTAAACCACTACACAACAGCATCTGTTAAGGACAGGTCTTCCAGCATTGAAAAGCATAGCAGGGACTTTAGTGCTGACATAGAAGCAGATATCTCAC TCGGGGCATTGGCAGCAGATCAG TATCCAGTTATACCTTCTGGTCTTTATGAATTTCTGGAGTACTTAAAAGAAGCTTATGGCAACCCGCCGATTTACATTCAGGAAAATG CAGGTCAAAAGACTCGGCGTAATGGTACACTAAATGACACAGCAAGAATAGAATATTTGCATGCCTACATTGGGAGTGTTCTTGACGCTGTAAG GAATGGATCGGATACAAGAGGGTATTTCGCCTGGTCCTTCTTAGATGGTTTGGAGTTACTTGGTGGCTATGGACCGAGCTATGGCCTCTACTATGTAGATTTGGATGACAAAGAATTAACAAGGTATCCAAAACTTTCCGCATACTGGTACGCCAACTTCTTAAAGGGAAAAAGCTCCATTACCAGTGCAGCTTCCAAGTAG
- the LOC104093647 gene encoding beta-glucosidase 11 isoform X2, which produces MWVRGVNNSHPLRMMLQNLQSNYCFLLLLVSIQCLLVIVFGTDHYSRADFPPGFVFGAGTSAYQVEGEAFEDGRTPSIWDTFAHAGFSGGANGDIACDLYHKYKEDVLFMVDTGLEAYRFSISWSRLIPGGRGPINPKGLQFYNNYIDELISHGIQPHVTLFHSDLPQVLEDEYGGWLSRKIVKDFTAYAEVCFKEFGDRVMYWTTINEANIFAIGGYDIGITPPGRCSPPFGVNCSRGNSSTEPYIVVHNMLLAHSSAMKLYRRNYKSTQHGLVGFNIYGLWCVPYTNSRADVNAAERANEFYTGWIMNPLIFGDYPSVMKKAAGTRIPSFTKYEAKLVMGSVDFIGLNHYTTASVKDRSSSIEKHSRDFSADIEADISLGALAADQYPVIPSGLYEFLEYLKEAYGNPPIYIQENGQKTRRNGTLNDTARIEYLHAYIGSVLDAVRNGSDTRGYFAWSFLDGLELLGGYGPSYGLYYVDLDDKELTRYPKLSAYWYANFLKGKSSITSAASK; this is translated from the exons ATGTGGGTAAGAGGAGTTAATAATAGCCATCCATTAAGGATGATGCTTCAAAATCTGCAATCCAACTACTGTTTTCTGCTGCTGCTTGTTTCAATCCAATGTTTATTGGTGATAGTCTTTGGTACAGATCACTATAGCAGAGCTGACTTTCCCCCTGGTTTTGTTTTTGGTGCTGGAACTTCTGCCTATCAA GTTGAAGGGGAAGCATTTGAAGATGGAAGGACACCTAGCATTTGGGACACTTTTGCTCATGCTG GTTTTTCTGGTGGAGCCAATGGAGACATAGCATGTGATCTGTACCACAAATACAAG GAAGATGTCCTATTTATGGTCGACACAGGCTTAGAAGCCTACAGGTTCTCTATTTCATGGTCTAGACTTATTCCTG GTGGAAGAGGACCTATAAATCCAAAGGGTTTACAGTTTTACAACAATTACATTGATGAACTTATCAGCCACG GTATTCAACCACATGTTACACTATTTCACAGTGATCTACCGCAGGTACTTGAAGATGAATACGGGGGATGGTTAAGCCGAAAGATTGT GAAGGACTTCACTGCATATGCAGAGGTATGCTTCAAGGAATTTGGTGACCGGGTGATGTATTGGACCACCATTAACGAGGCCAATATATTTGCGATCGGAGGTTATGATATTGGCATCACTCCTCCGGGACGCTGTTCTCCACCTTTTGGAGTTAATTGCTCTAGAGGGAATTCGTCTACTGAGCCTTATATTGTTGTTCATAACATGTTACTTGCACATTCATCTGCAATGAAATTGTACAGGAGAAATTACAAG TCCACCCAACATGGTCTCGTGGGATTTAATATATATGGTTTATGGTGTGTACCTTACACAAATTCAAGGGCTGATGTAAATGCAGCAGAAAGAGCCAATGAATTTTATACTGGTTG GATAATGAATCCTTTAATATTTGGAGACTATCCCTCTGTAATGAAGAAGGCTGCTGGGACAAGGATTCCAAGCTTCACCAAATATGAAGCTAAGCTAGTTATGGGCTCAGTTGATTTCATTGGCCTAAACCACTACACAACAGCATCTGTTAAGGACAGGTCTTCCAGCATTGAAAAGCATAGCAGGGACTTTAGTGCTGACATAGAAGCAGATATCTCAC TCGGGGCATTGGCAGCAGATCAG TATCCAGTTATACCTTCTGGTCTTTATGAATTTCTGGAGTACTTAAAAGAAGCTTATGGCAACCCGCCGATTTACATTCAGGAAAATG GTCAAAAGACTCGGCGTAATGGTACACTAAATGACACAGCAAGAATAGAATATTTGCATGCCTACATTGGGAGTGTTCTTGACGCTGTAAG GAATGGATCGGATACAAGAGGGTATTTCGCCTGGTCCTTCTTAGATGGTTTGGAGTTACTTGGTGGCTATGGACCGAGCTATGGCCTCTACTATGTAGATTTGGATGACAAAGAATTAACAAGGTATCCAAAACTTTCCGCATACTGGTACGCCAACTTCTTAAAGGGAAAAAGCTCCATTACCAGTGCAGCTTCCAAGTAG